The following are from one region of the Gossypium hirsutum isolate 1008001.06 chromosome D03, Gossypium_hirsutum_v2.1, whole genome shotgun sequence genome:
- the LOC107950181 gene encoding CBS domain-containing protein CBSCBSPB5 isoform X1 encodes MASQSGSTRRSSSIVNLSSSRKKTPENGGSDSSRKFLQSSRPITSNGTYCINMLLERGLAGERTVKKLRLSKALTVPDSTSIYEACRRMAARRVDALLLTDSNALLCGILTDKDIATRVIARELNLEETPVSKVMTKNPVFVLSDTLAVEALQKMVQGKFRHLPVVENGEVIALLDIAKCLYDAIARMERAAEKGKAIAAAVEGVEKNWGTSFSGHSTFIETLRERMFRPSLSTIITDNPKIVTVSPDDTVLAAAKKMLESRLNSAVVTVENKPRGILTSKDILMRVIAQNLPPETTLVEKVMTPNPECATIDTPIVDALHTMHDGKFLHLPVVDRDGEIVAVFDVIHITHAAVATLSQVGSTSGVNNEATTTMMQKFWDSAMALPPTEEDDETQSRSDGAETGRSLPYPSSNMPNTFGFKIQDKRGRMHRFTCETRRLTDLITAVLQRLEDDIDRNNLPQILYEDEDHDKVVLASDSDLAAAVEHAKLVGWKGLKLHLDYSGTKTRRRGSDSGSMDYANSDAWSAAYSTVAAGAAVVAGLGLLAYLRKAGN; translated from the exons ATGGCAAGTCAAAGCGGTTCGACTAGGCGAAGTTCATCAATTGTAAACTTGTCATCGTCAAGGAAAAAAACACCGGAGAATGGAGGTTCCGACTCTAGCCGAAAATTCTTACAATCGTCTCGTCCTAT AACTAGTAATGGAACTTATTGTATCAACATGCTTTTGGAAAGGGGACTAGCTGGAGAGCGTACTGTGAAGAAGTTGCGGCTGTCAAAGGCCCTGACGGTACCTGATAGTACAAGCATTTATGAAGCTTGCCGTAGGATGGCTGCTCGTAGAGTTGATGCTTTATTGCTTACTGACTCTAATGCATTACTTTGTGGGATCCTCACAGACAAG GACATAGCAACAAGAGTGATAGCTCGGGAGCTTAATCTGGAGGAGACACCAGTTTCCAAAGTAATGACCAAGAACCCTGTATTTGTTCTTTCTGATACACTTGCAGTGGAGGCACTCCAGAAGATGGTGCAAG GGAAGTTTAGACACTTGCCCGTTGTAGAGAATGGGGAAGTCATTGCTTTGCTTGATATAGCTAAGTGCTTGTATGATGCTATTGCTCGAATGGAAAGGGCAGCTGAAAAGGGAAAAGCTATTGCTGCTGCTGTTGAAGGTGTAGAAAAAAATTGGGGAACATCTTTCTCGG GTCATAGTACATTCATTGAGACACTTCGAGAGCGTATGTTCAGGCCCTCACTGTCTACGATTATAACAGACAATCCAAA GATTGTAACAGTTTCACCAGATGACACGGTTTTAGCAGCTGCAAAAAAGATGCTTGAATCTCGATTAAACTCTGCAGTCGTGACAGTTGAAAACAAGCCACGAGGGATTTTAAC TTCGAAGGATATATTGATGCGGGTAATAGCACAGAATCTGCCTCCAGAGACTACTCTTGTAGAGAAG GTCATGACTCCCAACCCAGAATGTGCAACAATTGACACACCAATTGTTGATGCTTTGCATACCATGCATGATGGGAAATTTTTACACCTCCCTGTGGTAGATAGAG ATGGAGAGATAGTTGCTGTTTTTGATGTAATCCATATTACTCATGCTGCTGTTGCCACTTTAAGTCAA GTTGGGAGTACTTCTGGAGTCAATAATGAGGCTACCACAACAATGATGCAGAAGTTTTGGGATTCTGCAATGGCCTTACCTCCCACTGAAGAGGATGATGAGACTCAGAGTCGGAG TGATGGAGCAGAGACAGGGAGATCTCTTCCCTATCCTTCATCCAATATGCCAAATACATTTGGCTTTAAAATACAAGATAAAAGGGGCCGAATGCATAGGTTTACTTGTG AGACACGGAGATTGACAGATCTAATAACGGCAGTCCTCCAGAGGCTAGAGGACGACATAGATAGAAACAACCTGCCTCAAATTCTG TATGAAGATGAAGACCATGACAAAGTTGTATTGGCATCAGACAGTGATCTTGCAGCGGCTGTGGAACATGCAAAGTTAGTTGGTTGGAAG GGTTTGAAACTGCATTTAGATTATTCAGGAACAAAAACTCGTCGGAGGGGTTCTGATTCTGGAAGCATGGATTATGCAAACTCTGATGCATGGTCTGCCGCATATAGCACTGTTGCAGCCGGGGCTGCAGTTGTTGCTGGGCTTGGCTTATTAGCATACTTGAGGAAAGCTGGGAACTAG
- the LOC107950181 gene encoding CBS domain-containing protein CBSCBSPB5 isoform X2 — MASQSGSTRRSSSIVNLSSSRKKTPENGGSDSSRKFLQSSRPMGLAGERTVKKLRLSKALTVPDSTSIYEACRRMAARRVDALLLTDSNALLCGILTDKDIATRVIARELNLEETPVSKVMTKNPVFVLSDTLAVEALQKMVQGKFRHLPVVENGEVIALLDIAKCLYDAIARMERAAEKGKAIAAAVEGVEKNWGTSFSGHSTFIETLRERMFRPSLSTIITDNPKIVTVSPDDTVLAAAKKMLESRLNSAVVTVENKPRGILTSKDILMRVIAQNLPPETTLVEKVMTPNPECATIDTPIVDALHTMHDGKFLHLPVVDRDGEIVAVFDVIHITHAAVATLSQVGSTSGVNNEATTTMMQKFWDSAMALPPTEEDDETQSRSDGAETGRSLPYPSSNMPNTFGFKIQDKRGRMHRFTCETRRLTDLITAVLQRLEDDIDRNNLPQILYEDEDHDKVVLASDSDLAAAVEHAKLVGWKGLKLHLDYSGTKTRRRGSDSGSMDYANSDAWSAAYSTVAAGAAVVAGLGLLAYLRKAGN, encoded by the exons ATGGCAAGTCAAAGCGGTTCGACTAGGCGAAGTTCATCAATTGTAAACTTGTCATCGTCAAGGAAAAAAACACCGGAGAATGGAGGTTCCGACTCTAGCCGAAAATTCTTACAATCGTCTCGTCCTAT GGGACTAGCTGGAGAGCGTACTGTGAAGAAGTTGCGGCTGTCAAAGGCCCTGACGGTACCTGATAGTACAAGCATTTATGAAGCTTGCCGTAGGATGGCTGCTCGTAGAGTTGATGCTTTATTGCTTACTGACTCTAATGCATTACTTTGTGGGATCCTCACAGACAAG GACATAGCAACAAGAGTGATAGCTCGGGAGCTTAATCTGGAGGAGACACCAGTTTCCAAAGTAATGACCAAGAACCCTGTATTTGTTCTTTCTGATACACTTGCAGTGGAGGCACTCCAGAAGATGGTGCAAG GGAAGTTTAGACACTTGCCCGTTGTAGAGAATGGGGAAGTCATTGCTTTGCTTGATATAGCTAAGTGCTTGTATGATGCTATTGCTCGAATGGAAAGGGCAGCTGAAAAGGGAAAAGCTATTGCTGCTGCTGTTGAAGGTGTAGAAAAAAATTGGGGAACATCTTTCTCGG GTCATAGTACATTCATTGAGACACTTCGAGAGCGTATGTTCAGGCCCTCACTGTCTACGATTATAACAGACAATCCAAA GATTGTAACAGTTTCACCAGATGACACGGTTTTAGCAGCTGCAAAAAAGATGCTTGAATCTCGATTAAACTCTGCAGTCGTGACAGTTGAAAACAAGCCACGAGGGATTTTAAC TTCGAAGGATATATTGATGCGGGTAATAGCACAGAATCTGCCTCCAGAGACTACTCTTGTAGAGAAG GTCATGACTCCCAACCCAGAATGTGCAACAATTGACACACCAATTGTTGATGCTTTGCATACCATGCATGATGGGAAATTTTTACACCTCCCTGTGGTAGATAGAG ATGGAGAGATAGTTGCTGTTTTTGATGTAATCCATATTACTCATGCTGCTGTTGCCACTTTAAGTCAA GTTGGGAGTACTTCTGGAGTCAATAATGAGGCTACCACAACAATGATGCAGAAGTTTTGGGATTCTGCAATGGCCTTACCTCCCACTGAAGAGGATGATGAGACTCAGAGTCGGAG TGATGGAGCAGAGACAGGGAGATCTCTTCCCTATCCTTCATCCAATATGCCAAATACATTTGGCTTTAAAATACAAGATAAAAGGGGCCGAATGCATAGGTTTACTTGTG AGACACGGAGATTGACAGATCTAATAACGGCAGTCCTCCAGAGGCTAGAGGACGACATAGATAGAAACAACCTGCCTCAAATTCTG TATGAAGATGAAGACCATGACAAAGTTGTATTGGCATCAGACAGTGATCTTGCAGCGGCTGTGGAACATGCAAAGTTAGTTGGTTGGAAG GGTTTGAAACTGCATTTAGATTATTCAGGAACAAAAACTCGTCGGAGGGGTTCTGATTCTGGAAGCATGGATTATGCAAACTCTGATGCATGGTCTGCCGCATATAGCACTGTTGCAGCCGGGGCTGCAGTTGTTGCTGGGCTTGGCTTATTAGCATACTTGAGGAAAGCTGGGAACTAG
- the LOC107950181 gene encoding CBS domain-containing protein CBSCBSPB5 isoform X3, whose protein sequence is MASQSGSTRRSSSIVNLSSSRKKTPENGGSDSSRKFLQSSRPITSNGTYCINMLLERGLAGERTVKKLRLSKALTVPDSTSIYEACRRMAARRVDALLLTDSNALLCGILTDKDIATRVIARELNLEETPVSKVMTKNPVFVLSDTLAVEALQKMVQGKFRHLPVVENGEVIALLDIAKCLYDAIARMERAAEKGKAIAAAVEGVEKNWGTSFSGHSTFIETLRERMFRPSLSTIITDNPKIVTVSPDDTVLAAAKKMLESRLNSAVVTVENKPRGILTSKDILMRVIAQNLPPETTLVEKVMTPNPECATIDTPIVDALHTMHDGKFLHLPVVDRDGEIVAVFDVIHITHAAVATLSQVGSTSGVNNEATTTMMQKFWDSAMALPPTEEDDETQSRSDGAETGRSLPYPSSNMPNTFGFKIQDKRGRMHRFTCA, encoded by the exons ATGGCAAGTCAAAGCGGTTCGACTAGGCGAAGTTCATCAATTGTAAACTTGTCATCGTCAAGGAAAAAAACACCGGAGAATGGAGGTTCCGACTCTAGCCGAAAATTCTTACAATCGTCTCGTCCTAT AACTAGTAATGGAACTTATTGTATCAACATGCTTTTGGAAAGGGGACTAGCTGGAGAGCGTACTGTGAAGAAGTTGCGGCTGTCAAAGGCCCTGACGGTACCTGATAGTACAAGCATTTATGAAGCTTGCCGTAGGATGGCTGCTCGTAGAGTTGATGCTTTATTGCTTACTGACTCTAATGCATTACTTTGTGGGATCCTCACAGACAAG GACATAGCAACAAGAGTGATAGCTCGGGAGCTTAATCTGGAGGAGACACCAGTTTCCAAAGTAATGACCAAGAACCCTGTATTTGTTCTTTCTGATACACTTGCAGTGGAGGCACTCCAGAAGATGGTGCAAG GGAAGTTTAGACACTTGCCCGTTGTAGAGAATGGGGAAGTCATTGCTTTGCTTGATATAGCTAAGTGCTTGTATGATGCTATTGCTCGAATGGAAAGGGCAGCTGAAAAGGGAAAAGCTATTGCTGCTGCTGTTGAAGGTGTAGAAAAAAATTGGGGAACATCTTTCTCGG GTCATAGTACATTCATTGAGACACTTCGAGAGCGTATGTTCAGGCCCTCACTGTCTACGATTATAACAGACAATCCAAA GATTGTAACAGTTTCACCAGATGACACGGTTTTAGCAGCTGCAAAAAAGATGCTTGAATCTCGATTAAACTCTGCAGTCGTGACAGTTGAAAACAAGCCACGAGGGATTTTAAC TTCGAAGGATATATTGATGCGGGTAATAGCACAGAATCTGCCTCCAGAGACTACTCTTGTAGAGAAG GTCATGACTCCCAACCCAGAATGTGCAACAATTGACACACCAATTGTTGATGCTTTGCATACCATGCATGATGGGAAATTTTTACACCTCCCTGTGGTAGATAGAG ATGGAGAGATAGTTGCTGTTTTTGATGTAATCCATATTACTCATGCTGCTGTTGCCACTTTAAGTCAA GTTGGGAGTACTTCTGGAGTCAATAATGAGGCTACCACAACAATGATGCAGAAGTTTTGGGATTCTGCAATGGCCTTACCTCCCACTGAAGAGGATGATGAGACTCAGAGTCGGAG TGATGGAGCAGAGACAGGGAGATCTCTTCCCTATCCTTCATCCAATATGCCAAATACATTTGGCTTTAAAATACAAGATAAAAGGGGCCGAATGCATAGGTTTACTTGTG CCTAA